From the Erythrolamprus reginae isolate rEryReg1 chromosome Z, rEryReg1.hap1, whole genome shotgun sequence genome, one window contains:
- the WNT3 gene encoding proto-oncogene Wnt-3, producing MDYHLLGLTLAFFFGDTKVLAGYPIWWSLALGQQYTSLGSQPILCGSIPGLVPKQLRFCRNYIEIMPSVAEGVKLGIQECQHQFRGRRWNCTTIDDSLAIFGPVLDKATRESAFVHAIASAGVAFAVTRSCAEGTSTICGCDSHHKGPPGEGWKWGGCSEDADFGVLVSREFADARENRPDARSAMNRHNNEAGRTTILDHMHLKCKCHGLSGSCEVKTCWWAQPDFRAIGDYLKDKYDSASEMVVEKHRESRGWVETLRAKYALFKPPTERDLVYYENSPNFCEPNPETGSFGTRDRICNVTSHGIDGCDLLCCGRGHNTRTEKRKEKCHCIFHWCCYVSCQECIRVYDVHTCK from the exons GTCCCTTGCACTAGGCCAGCAATACACATCCCTGGGCTCCCAGCCAATTCTCTGTGGTTCAATTCCTGGCTTAGTGCCAAAGCAGCTTCGCTTCTGCCGAAACTACATTGAAATCATGCCTAGTGTGGCTGAAGGTGTGAAGTTGGGAATTCAAGAGTGCCAACATCAGTTCCGGGGGAGACGTTGGAATTGCACCACCATTGATGACAGCTTGGCTATTTTTGGGCCTGTCCTAGATAAAG CCACACGAGAATCAGCTTTTGTGCATGCCATTGCCTCTGCTGGTGTAGCATTTGCTGTCACACGCTCCTGTGCTGAAGGTACTTCCACTATTTGTGGCTGTGACTCACACCATAAGGGACCACCTGGTGAAGGATGGAAATGGGGAGGCTGCAGTGAAGATGCTGACTTTGGGGTACTTGTCTCACGAGAGTTTGCAGACGCCCGAGAAAACCGTCCAGATGCTCGCTCTGCCATGAACAGGCACAATAACGAAGCTGGAAGAACA ACTATCTTGGATCACATGCATTTAAAATGTAAATGCCATGGCTTGTCTGGCAGCTGTGAGGTTAAAACATGCTGGTGGGCCCAGCCAGACTTCCGGGCCATTGGTGACTACTTGAAGGACAAGTATGACAGTGCTTCGGAGATGGTGGTAGAGAAGCACCGGGAATCCCGTGGTTGGGTGGAGACCCTGCGTGCCAAGTATGCCCTCTTTAAGCCACCAACAGAGCGCGACTTGGTCTATTATGAGAATTCACCTAATTTTTGTGAACCCAACCCTGAGACTGGGTCATTTGGTACAAGGGACAGGATATGCAATGTGACCTCACATGGGATTGATGGGTGTGATTTGCTCTGCTGTGGCCGTGGCCATAACACTAGgacagagaaaaggaaagagaaatgccACTGCATCTTCCACTGGTGCTGTTATGTCAGCTGCCAGGAATGCATTCGTGTTTATGATGTTCATACCTGCAAATAA